From Candidatus Nomurabacteria bacterium, one genomic window encodes:
- a CDS encoding PAS domain S-box protein encodes MSIKPKNNFLQRKDIEHLRLVSLINSMADGVLAVDEHAKVVMFNGAALDVLDVNNIKAKSALKQILKPIDKNGQAVDITQMVQSTTTQVTNRDLRLQYSDGSYINLYLSIAPVHLGYGSVGGRGYVLLLRDITREKSLEEERDEFISVVSHELRTPIAIAEGNLSNVVFLSQKHDLPQPINEAIKQSYDQIILLASMINDLSTLSRAERGVLKIEPEDINVNEMITLLAKEYTASASAKNLQVKTDIDPNLELLHSSKLYVREILQNFITNSIKYTQSGYILIAAKSANGGVQFEVSDTGIGISKADQERVFDKFFRSEDYRTRQSNGTGLGLYVTMKLTRILNASIDLESKLNEGSTFKIFVPNIKQQ; translated from the coding sequence ATGTCGATAAAACCTAAAAATAATTTTTTACAGAGAAAAGACATTGAACATCTCCGACTTGTTAGCCTAATTAATAGCATGGCTGATGGCGTTTTAGCTGTCGACGAACACGCCAAAGTTGTAATGTTCAACGGTGCAGCTTTAGATGTTCTTGATGTCAATAACATTAAGGCCAAATCGGCATTAAAACAGATCTTAAAGCCGATCGATAAAAACGGCCAAGCAGTAGACATTACCCAGATGGTTCAATCGACTACAACCCAAGTAACTAACCGCGACCTAAGGCTTCAATATTCCGACGGTAGCTACATAAACCTATACCTGAGCATCGCCCCTGTCCATTTAGGTTATGGCTCCGTGGGTGGCCGAGGCTATGTGTTATTGCTACGCGACATAACTCGAGAAAAATCACTCGAGGAAGAGCGCGATGAGTTTATAAGTGTTGTTAGTCATGAGCTGCGTACACCAATCGCCATCGCTGAGGGTAACTTGAGTAATGTAGTTTTTTTGAGTCAAAAACACGATTTGCCTCAACCTATCAACGAAGCTATTAAGCAGTCCTACGATCAAATAATCTTGTTAGCTAGCATGATTAACGACTTGTCTACTTTGTCTAGAGCAGAGAGAGGGGTCTTAAAAATTGAACCAGAAGACATCAACGTCAACGAAATGATTACCTTACTCGCCAAAGAATACACGGCATCTGCTAGCGCAAAAAATCTTCAAGTAAAAACTGATATCGATCCAAATCTAGAGCTCCTTCACAGCAGCAAACTTTATGTTAGAGAGATACTTCAGAATTTTATTACTAACTCGATTAAATACACGCAAAGTGGCTACATCTTAATTGCTGCAAAATCTGCCAATGGCGGTGTTCAGTTCGAAGTTTCTGATACGGGCATAGGCATTAGCAAAGCCGATCAAGAACGAGTTTTTGACAAGTTCTTTCGAAGCGAAGACTATCGAACCCGCCAAAGTAACGGCACAGGTTTGGGACTATATGTCACAATGAAATTAACTCGAATACTAAATGCAAGTATAGATCTAGAAAGTAAATTGAACGAAGGCAGCACATTCAAAATATTTGTCCCAAATATAAAACAACAGTAA
- a CDS encoding pentapeptide repeat-containing protein codes for MDNQLVDVIAKDYSLKSTHKFIEANIHYKKCSFVGVDLTESSYVRVKFSDCNFTGTNLAKVNLKQVEFYGCKIDTASFLQGTFKSVTFNNCIINDTLFCEASVLKLLRFADCELSKLDMRAMVVKDKIDFRDSTLSDIWGISSLKQVIISASQLTMISPVLALEAGISVTD; via the coding sequence ATGGATAATCAACTCGTAGATGTCATAGCCAAAGATTACAGCCTTAAGTCAACACACAAATTCATCGAAGCCAACATTCATTACAAAAAATGTAGCTTTGTCGGAGTAGATTTAACCGAATCCTCTTATGTGAGAGTGAAATTTAGTGATTGTAATTTTACTGGAACGAATTTAGCCAAGGTTAACCTTAAACAGGTAGAATTCTACGGATGCAAAATCGATACAGCATCATTTTTGCAAGGTACTTTTAAATCAGTCACTTTCAACAACTGTATAATCAACGACACATTATTTTGCGAAGCAAGCGTACTTAAGCTATTAAGATTCGCCGATTGCGAGTTGAGTAAACTCGATATGCGTGCAATGGTAGTTAAAGACAAGATCGATTTTCGAGATTCGACCTTAAGTGATATTTGGGGTATATCGTCACTTAAACAGGTAATCATATCAGCGTCTCAACTAACAATGATATCTCCGGTTCTGGCCTTAGAAGCCGGGATATCTGTGACAGATTAA
- a CDS encoding glycosyltransferase family 2 protein: protein MLILNILLGCIVLEILAVWQVKNNISRRVIGSFALVMNLALLYFCFKVFGDRFIATDTRAIYMIVIALITLYSIVNLIKLIYGRVVYRRLFRSTLRTVSILSILMAIIGVMDMLDIQINLEVFLVFILGINLSLAYFSLRSWKTFRAPKAKHSLVDAQLPSVSVLVPARDETEELLECLDSLVASNYPKLEIIVLDDCSGNKRTADIIKQFANKGVRFIAGKQPDDEWLGKNFAYESLRQQADGEYLVFLGADIRVGQHTIKNVIEHMSGTNIKMVSVLPMRAEGTRQSLTAPLRYFWEFSLPRRLTKKPPVLSSFWVVSADALNKFGGFKGVSRSIIPERHIARASGTGYRFWLANKLNIQVYSAKSYQAQRETAIVQRYPQCKRRLERVAVFSIMLAVIGLGPLSLLFYSPILSGASILLLSLSVYISEQTVTGTQFIRACMSLPLLINEIVLINISMIKYEFGKVFWKGRNVCLPVMRVYKALPKI, encoded by the coding sequence ATGCTTATACTTAATATATTGCTAGGATGCATTGTTTTAGAAATTCTTGCTGTCTGGCAAGTAAAAAATAATATCAGTAGACGTGTAATCGGTAGCTTCGCGCTCGTGATGAATTTAGCGTTACTTTACTTTTGCTTTAAAGTTTTTGGGGATAGGTTTATTGCAACAGATACTCGAGCGATTTATATGATTGTAATTGCTTTAATAACGCTATATTCGATTGTTAATCTGATCAAGTTAATATATGGGCGTGTTGTATATCGCCGTTTATTTCGGTCGACTTTAAGAACCGTGAGTATTTTGTCGATATTGATGGCGATAATCGGTGTTATGGACATGCTTGATATCCAGATTAACTTAGAGGTTTTTCTTGTGTTTATCCTCGGTATTAATTTGAGCTTAGCGTATTTTTCTTTGCGATCTTGGAAAACGTTTAGAGCACCTAAGGCAAAGCACTCTCTAGTAGATGCTCAATTACCTTCTGTAAGTGTTTTAGTTCCAGCAAGAGATGAAACTGAGGAGCTGTTAGAATGCCTAGATAGCCTTGTGGCCAGTAATTACCCGAAACTTGAGATTATTGTTTTGGACGATTGTTCCGGAAATAAGCGAACAGCAGATATTATCAAGCAGTTCGCCAATAAAGGGGTTCGTTTCATCGCCGGCAAACAACCCGACGATGAGTGGCTTGGAAAAAATTTCGCATATGAATCTCTGCGCCAACAGGCCGATGGAGAATATTTGGTTTTCCTTGGAGCCGACATCAGAGTTGGTCAACATACAATCAAGAATGTTATTGAGCACATGTCAGGCACAAATATAAAAATGGTTTCAGTATTACCAATGCGAGCTGAGGGTACTCGACAAAGTCTAACAGCACCACTTCGCTATTTCTGGGAGTTCAGTTTACCGAGGAGATTAACTAAAAAGCCACCAGTTCTAAGTTCTTTCTGGGTCGTTTCAGCCGATGCATTAAATAAATTTGGTGGATTCAAAGGTGTTAGTAGATCAATCATACCGGAACGACACATAGCACGTGCATCTGGTACAGGCTACCGTTTCTGGCTTGCGAATAAACTTAACATCCAGGTATACAGTGCCAAATCCTATCAAGCCCAGAGAGAGACTGCCATTGTACAGCGCTATCCGCAGTGTAAGCGTCGCTTAGAGCGCGTGGCGGTATTTAGTATTATGTTGGCAGTTATTGGCTTAGGGCCATTATCACTGTTGTTTTATTCTCCGATACTTTCTGGCGCGAGTATCTTGCTTTTATCTTTGTCTGTATACATATCTGAACAAACTGTTACGGGTACTCAATTTATTAGAGCATGTATGAGTCTACCGTTACTTATTAACGAAATAGTATTGATTAATATATCTATGATTAAATACGAATTTGGTAAAGTGTTCTGGAAAGGCCGGAACGTCTGTCTACCAGTTATGCGGGTATATAAGGCGCTTCCTAAGATTTAG
- the secE gene encoding preprotein translocase subunit SecE translates to MPAYFRNSWTELRNVTWPKLPEALRLTLAVILFASIFAIFISGLDWLLDKLFQELILNESQNIKEFLKGIF, encoded by the coding sequence GTGCCGGCATATTTTCGTAATTCTTGGACCGAACTTAGAAATGTTACATGGCCAAAATTACCTGAAGCATTGCGCTTAACTCTAGCTGTAATTCTATTTGCTAGTATATTTGCTATCTTTATTTCTGGACTTGACTGGCTACTAGACAAACTTTTCCAAGAACTTATTCTCAATGAATCTCAAAATATTAAAGAATTCTTGAAAGGAATATTCTAA
- the nusG gene encoding transcription termination/antitermination protein NusG, translating to MTKKRYDSTKQWYAIHTYSAYEEKVAEAIRQRAESLDMKDKIIDVLVPKEKQIEIKNGKRRVVEKRIFQGYVLVQMKMSEEAWFIVRNTPNVTGFVGSGTEPTPIGKDEIEKIMKRMGVDQPKHKIDYKPGDVVQIIDGPFRDQEGAVSEVDAQKGKIKVLVNMFGRETPVELDSLQVKRP from the coding sequence ATGACTAAGAAACGTTATGATTCGACAAAACAATGGTATGCAATTCATACCTATAGTGCCTACGAAGAGAAAGTGGCCGAGGCTATTAGGCAACGCGCCGAGAGCCTTGATATGAAGGATAAGATAATCGATGTTTTAGTGCCAAAAGAAAAACAAATCGAAATTAAAAATGGTAAGCGCCGAGTTGTCGAAAAACGAATTTTTCAAGGTTATGTACTTGTGCAGATGAAAATGAGCGAGGAAGCCTGGTTTATCGTACGCAACACACCAAACGTGACAGGCTTTGTTGGCAGTGGCACAGAACCAACCCCAATCGGTAAAGACGAAATAGAAAAAATCATGAAACGCATGGGTGTTGATCAACCTAAACACAAAATTGACTACAAGCCAGGCGACGTTGTCCAGATTATTGATGGACCTTTCCGTGATCAAGAAGGTGCTGTTAGCGAAGTCGATGCGCAAAAAGGCAAGATTAAGGTCTTGGTCAACATGTTTGGTCGTGAAACTCCCGTAGAGCTCGATAGCCTACAGGTTAAACGCCCATAG